actgatgaggaagaggaggaggaggagaatggggaggatgatgaagatggtgATGATTGTACTGAGAAtaatgatgatgttgatgatggtGACTTTGTTCCTTCAGGTATGTTTCTTCCTTTTATGACCAGAAATGCAGAATAAACAAAATTGGTGTTCATTTATAAAAAGTGTTATGCATATACAGACCTAAATTCATGTGGAGCAGTATTTGTTGTGATTTCTGCAAATTTGAGACACTTAGAAAAACACCATTAGCTGCATGTGTATGAACTATCAGTGCGTCACACATcagattgtgtatttatttaaatcacagcCTTTGCAGTTTGACAATCATATGACATATATCAATTTATTCTGGCTGATTGTTCCACTCAAagttatagaaaaaaatatattgtgtcaATATTCCAATATTGTTTCTTTCAGATAACAATACTGGTTCATCTTCTGATGGAGAAACTGCATCTACATCGAAAGaccaaaagacaaagaagagtTGTGGAAAAACATTCAGCAAACAGTGTAATTTAACAAGACATgccagaaagaaaaaacacactgCACAGAATGACTACAGCTGCAAGATCTGCAACATCAGTTTTCCGACCTTCAAAGAGAGAACCGTTCATTCAAAAGAGCACAGCGTGAAGAAGGAGTTTCACTGCGAACAGTGCGGGAAGGATTTCTTCACAACTCTTTATAATTATAGAGCTCATATAAAGACACATGAAGGGTCAAAAATAAAGTCTCTTCAGTGCAATGAATGTAAAAAGTTTTTCCGGGACAAACGAGATCTTTCtgttcacatgagaattcacacggGTGAAAAACCATATCAGTGTGCTCACTGCGAGAAGTGCTTTAGCCTGGGATCTAATCTGAAGAAACATCTACTTACACACAGTAATGAGAGACCGTATAAGTGCAATGAATGTGGAAAACCTTTTAGAAAATCAGCTTCTCTAAAGTTACACCTAAAAAAACACTTTGATAAACCGTACCAGTGCCCTCACTGCGAGATGAGCTTCAGTCTCAGATCAGATCTGATGAACCATCTACTCACGCAAGGCGATAAAAATCCGTATCAGTGCAGTGAATGTGGAAAACATTTTATAAGCTCAGCTTCTCTGAAGTTACACCAAAAAATGCACTCTGATGACAAACCGTATCAGTGTTCGCACTGTGAGAAACGTTTCCGTAATTCAGATCACTGTAAAAcccatgagaggattcacaccggagagaaaccgtacCTGTGCTCCGACTGTGGGAAGAGCTTCGCTAGTGCATTTGCTTTCAAAGTTCATCAGAGAATTCACACCGGAGAAAGACCTTATCCTTGTAGTGATTGTGGAAAGAGTTTCTATAAGCTA
This is a stretch of genomic DNA from Carassius auratus strain Wakin unplaced genomic scaffold, ASM336829v1 scaf_tig00040296, whole genome shotgun sequence. It encodes these proteins:
- the LOC113084570 gene encoding zinc finger protein 883-like isoform X1, with the protein product MSQVPSSGFNGEMLSMKAQVDVVCCKSVGTDLSMLDIEDFITEICQLKKEVASLEAKLRERGDKLNREDVEQVWVRETDGTEAQDSVWSVRDQRSRDTQDSELSLTLLCYTDAQDHESTDQTSDCNAGEQQMLQTPLKMCSVKLVDCRNLIESRGEETTAEKQQQHTDEEEEEEENGEDDEDGDDCTENNDDVDDGDFVPSDNNTGSSSDGETASTSKDQKTKKSCGKTFSKQCNLTRHARKKKHTAQNDYSCKICNISFPTFKERTVHSKEHSVKKEFHCEQCGKDFFTTLYNYRAHIKTHEGSKIKSLQCNECKKFFRDKRDLSVHMRIHTGEKPYQCAHCEKCFSLGSNLKKHLLTHSNERPYKCNECGKPFRKSASLKLHLKKHFDKPYQCPHCEMSFSLRSDLMNHLLTQGDKNPYQCSECGKHFISSASLKLHQKMHSDDKPYQCSHCEKRFRNSDHCKTHERIHTGEKPYLCSDCGKSFASAFAFKVHQRIHTGERPYPCSDCGKSFYKLSDLKVHKRTHTGEKPFKCSLCDKTFARASAKNVHERIHTGEKPYCCSICGERFAFKWVFQTHKKKHTAPESS
- the LOC113084570 gene encoding zinc finger protein 883-like isoform X2, yielding MLSMKAQVDVVCCKSVGTDLSMLDIEDFITEICQLKKEVASLEAKLRERGDKLNREDVEQVWVRETDGTEAQDSVWSVRDQRSRDTQDSELSLTLLCYTDAQDHESTDQTSDCNAGEQQMLQTPLKMCSVKLVDCRNLIESRGEETTAEKQQQHTDEEEEEEENGEDDEDGDDCTENNDDVDDGDFVPSDNNTGSSSDGETASTSKDQKTKKSCGKTFSKQCNLTRHARKKKHTAQNDYSCKICNISFPTFKERTVHSKEHSVKKEFHCEQCGKDFFTTLYNYRAHIKTHEGSKIKSLQCNECKKFFRDKRDLSVHMRIHTGEKPYQCAHCEKCFSLGSNLKKHLLTHSNERPYKCNECGKPFRKSASLKLHLKKHFDKPYQCPHCEMSFSLRSDLMNHLLTQGDKNPYQCSECGKHFISSASLKLHQKMHSDDKPYQCSHCEKRFRNSDHCKTHERIHTGEKPYLCSDCGKSFASAFAFKVHQRIHTGERPYPCSDCGKSFYKLSDLKVHKRTHTGEKPFKCSLCDKTFARASAKNVHERIHTGEKPYCCSICGERFAFKWVFQTHKKKHTAPESS